Part of the Musa acuminata AAA Group cultivar baxijiao chromosome BXJ2-7, Cavendish_Baxijiao_AAA, whole genome shotgun sequence genome is shown below.
gatttgaataatattttattgagtttgtcTAGTTCAGATATaggtttatttgatatttatttatttattaaaagtcCAAGTCTTAGTGAactctgggtgaaactctataaataaggatgtatctgttttttttttccttcgaaGTGATAATTcgttttctccctcttcttctatgataaaaccctaggggttttatcatttgatatcagagcaacgACCCTCAGAGTTCTCGTTGTAATTTCTCATAACACTTGCCACAACTATCATcacctcaaaaaagaaaaaagggggtGAAGCCGACAGCCACGCCCCATCTAGCTCGATCGAGAAAGGGTCGTCGTTACTATTCTCGGCTAGCGGACCACCCCTCTCGTCGCTCCTAGCCTTAGCAATCCTTGGTTGCTCCTAGCCCTTGGTGATGCTGCTCCTAGCCATGCCACCATTACTACCGCTCGACCTCGGCAGCAACCTTCCCTCGTCGCGGTGATCGAAATAGGAGAACTCTACATCTTTTATCGTAGCCATCGGTCACTACTATTTCCTCCCCTTTTTGCTACCGACATCGACAGTAAACCTTCCACCACGGTCGCCCTCCAACTGTGCACGCAACGACCATGCGCGATCGACATTTGCAACCCCCTCAATCGCTCCTCACGCCGACGCTACCACCTTCTAGCCCCCGTAGCCTCAACCCCGACCACTCAGTGATCGCTCCCCTTGGGTCTAGCAACCGTAGTCACATGCGCAATCGCCCTCAATCGCTCCCCACGCCGGCATTGTCGCCTTCTGACTCTTGTAGCCTCAACCCTGATCGCTTGGCGATCACTCCCCTTGGGTTGCAGCAACCACAACCACGCGCACAGCTACCCTCAGTCGCTCCCCACGCCGACGACACCACCTGCCAGCCCCTGCAGCCTCAAGCCCCAATCGCTCGTGATCCCTCGGCGATCTCACCCCAAGTAGCAACAAAAATAGGGTAGCAACCTTTTCTCCTCGTAGCGACCACAACAAGCCTCTACGTCGCCCTCGGCATCCACTTCCTCGGTAGCTTCGTGTTCCTTCACGCCCTCAATGCTACCTCGGACCAAACTTCACAATAGTCGCACCGAATAGTAgagtgctgatgcccttgacccgacaccaaaaacatGAGTTGGAGATTACAGATCTGTAGTCTTACGCAATAGCTGTCGACAACTCAATAAAAGCCCAATTAGAAATCTTGGAAACCAGAatcgagaaccggttacaagaaaccCTTAACGATTTAAAAAAAAGTCAATTTGAGAGCTTTAGCAAGTTTCGACAAGATGAAAGTTCAAGTCTTACATTGAACCAATCTAGAGATACAGGAAAAAGGAACCAAGGACAGGACATAAGTTATCCATGCATAAAGGTAGAATTTTCAAGATGGGAAGATagagatccgaccagttggatctctaaagtagaaaatttttttcattttcacagaactccagaagaatccaaggtggaaatagcttcaatccaactAGATGAAGATGTAATACAATAGTataattggtacgaaacttgccatggagtTCCCTAGTGGGAGCAATTTAAGAGAGGGCTTCTCGTTCGTTTTagaccatctgaatatgagaatgttgatgggtaGCTCGCTAAAATTCGTTagatttctacagtgttagaatatcagagcagatttgaacgattgtcaaatcaagtcAGAGATTGATCCGAACAACAACTGGTGGGaacatttattgaaggacttaatctagatatccaatgtgaagtcaaagctcgccaaccccgcactatgatagctgcaatctcatttgcaCGTTTGCACGAGGAAAAAATCAGCAAAAAAAATCGAcgccaacctcgcactatgacagctgtaatctcatttgcacatttgcatgaggaaaaaatcagcaaAGAAAATCGacgaaatagaagtgacaacaaacagATGATTAGCAAGCCACCCGTCCCATCTATTCTTAGCCGAAACCCTAACACtcgaagactaacccgagaagaactcaaggaaagattagCGATGGGTTTATGCTAACACTGTGATGAAAAGTGAAgtagggagcaccgatgtaaacaaggacaATTTCTAATGATTGAACTAATCGGGGAGGAATAAGAAGTTAACAAACGTAGAGTTGGACTTATCATGCATACAATAGACGTGGTATTCAAAGGTAAGTCTATAGATAGATGCAGCGCAACTCGTGCTGCATGAGCTTGATGTAAAAAGCAGCATGTCGAACAGAGTTATTTGGCATTTGCATTGCATCGCTTCTGCTCCATGGAAGTCGTGCCGCATGAACTTTGATGTAAAAGAAAAGTGCCCATACGGCTTCTCGTGTGATTGTCACACATGATCCAAGAGTTCAAACAATCGAGGGACAGAGTGGGCTGCAGGAAATGAGTTTGATATGGTGAGTTAAAACAATCGATTAACATTGCATATAACTTCAAAAACATTTTGAACCCATTAGTTTGGTATAACCCACTTACTAAATGCAATTCCACCATAATTCCAATGCTTACCTCTTAATTGCACACGTTTTAAGACTTTAAAATGTTCAACCtaaatccctaatgttgcatacatcattatacatcattcaacatttcaaaacataacatgcatgaaaccttaacaatatgcttttcatgatcaaaattttaatttttcaaagatgctaaaaagaaaaacatgatataatttttaaaaataattttttatttcttattcctactatctaagcactcatgaaaaacttcaagtaatttcaaaataattcaagagagttgagttacttaccttagtcgaagcccgtcaaagcccaattcaccgtttcacctttgaaagttcttgattcatcattgattaccttcttcttctttggcatcttcctccattcaagttcattgtttattttagatttttgtttaataaacttattaagatttagtgttcgaatttcaagttcatcattgtcctcatcacttgagtcatgtggtattcatttatccgaaattccaaatccttcctattctttggaaggtggttcaagtgatcATCGGATTTAAAATGTTTCAaaagtatcatttcataggtaTTAATCGGATTTAAAATGTTTCAaaagtatcatttcataggtaTTAATCGGATTTAAAATGTTTCAaaagtatcatttcataggtcattaatgacccgattaattgacCGACCAAACTACCGACCAAACTATATATACATGGATCAAGCATCGAAGGCCAACAAATTAAAACTGACAATTCCAGCAATAAAATAGCATACCTTTGGTTTTAATTGGCAGACATCTCACCAGAATAAAAGACACGTCATCATGTATCCCACGGATGATGAAGCAAAAAATTAGCTTAGCTGGAAACACAACATCATGCGTGTTCAAAGGAATTTGGGATCACTAACGGTGGACTTCCATAAATTGGCATCCAGCACCAGAGCAAGTAATCTATCATTTTACAGTTTTAAGGTTACAAGTGCACCTGGCAAATATATTATTACTTCAACCTGAAATCAACTTCAAAGGAATGTATAAACTTCCACCTTCGAACAACTGCAGTTTCCCGATTGTTACTCCTAAAAATATGCTAATCATTaaacagaaataaataaatagaagatCCCCGCAGGATGACTTCTTAACCATCACTCACTATATTTCAAATAACCTTTTCTGGTCACTGGGACGTTGCAGATAATATCTACCTTCTCATCAGATGACGCCACCAGATTGCCGCAGCAAAATGAAAAAGACGCAATGAAGACAATGTGAGCGCAGAGACCACAGTTAACCAAACTGCAACCATTCCAAAAGGTTAAACTTCTCTAGTACCAATTCAAgttgatgaattgatcagtaaccATTGATCTGCCTCTGAACTGGCCCTGAGTACAGCTCCCTGGTATTTGTTAGGCGTGAAAATGGAGCCTGAGTCTGACCAGGAGTGCTCCTCAGGGTAGTAAAGTCGTTCTCCAGCTTGGCATCAGACACAGACCTTGAAAATGCTTGTGCAAGCTCCATTGCAGAGGCTGCTTTCCCAGATCGAAGTGCCTGGATATCAGGTTTCGGTTGCTCAACAGGTTTGCGCCAGGTGTGAGTGTCCGAGCGAGGTTGTTCAAGTGGTTTCTCATTCCCTCCACTATTCTTCCGGTTATCATTTCTCCATGAACCCTTCTGTGGATCTACTTTCTCAGAATCTGGCCGATAGCCTCTCCTCTCAAGATCCTTCCCGGTCCTTTGTCCAGCAGGGAGCAGAAGCCTCTCAGATCTTTCTCTAGACTGGGTGGTTGCATTGGGTTCAATCTTTGAATCATTCTTTGGAGTGTCATCCCTAGCCCTTACACAAGACAGTAGAACACAAGATAAGTAACTCCAGAAAGGTGTCTAACTTTCTAAACTCGTAAAGTAGCTGCACTACTCACTTCCAGGTCACCACCTTATATTCAGTCAAAATAAAGggaaaattaaattaataaaatgaacAAAAAAATACATATTGCAAAACAATCAAAAAAACTTGGGCTATGATCTCATTTTAAAATATACTATCTAAAGAATATAAATGATAGAAAATACAAAATAAAGGACCATGGAACCACTTAaaagaatattataaatttattgagATGAAATTATAGTTCCTATGCAGCCACCATCTGAAGTAACCAAGACATAAAATGACAAATTAGAAATATTAACCGTTGATCAATTCCAACAGAATGGCAGCTATTTTTCAAGATTATGAAGCTTGTTTTTGATATTTCATTCTCTCCATAAACAATCAAAGCAGAAGAATGGTTTTCGTTCATGTAGCTATACTTAAGAGTTTCTGTGCTATGACATAGCAAACTCTGATATTGACAATTTCTTGATCTTGCCTGATTCCATACAAGCAAGTTCCAACTTACAAGACTAATCAGTGACACATGAAAAATCAATATCAGGAAAGAGATTGGAGAAGATGATTAAAAATAAAGTTGAGCTTATCAACCTGCCTGATTCTTCATAAAAATGTTTTGTTTCTTAGCTTATAACAAAAATCCCACCGATATGGTGTCCCAGAAACTAAGAGTCATCATAAGTTGATTAAAATTGTAGTCTATTCTCTGAACAAGTCAGTACATCTACATTAAATTTGGTGAAACAAGCAACAAGGAAAAATTCATCAGAAACAACTGCTACCTGTTGGGTGGTGTGGTCATCTCAAGATCATTAGATGCGACATCTATTCCACGCTCCTTCAAGatctgcaagattatcaatatcaGCTATACACCCAAAAGCAAAATCCAATGTTGCCAGCAACGAGGAATTACCCATGCACTGGGCTTAAGAAGGGCTTTATGAGGATAATCACTTACCAGTTCTCGTGGCCGAGCTCCGCCAAACACAGTTTGCCTACAACAGAAAAATGCATGGTTCTTAAGCAAATATCACCACCAACCATATTGTTTAGAGAAAAATCATAAAGTACAACAGTTAAAATGTTTAAGTGTGCAATGAATGGGAAATAAAAGGGCACATTTTCTTGAGTGTATAGCTACAGCAATATTTTTCCTCTGCATCAAGGGGTACCAATGGATTAAAAAATTCAAtgagaaataaataaaaaggcaTATATTATATAATTGTAAAGCTACAACAAAACTTTGCCTTTGCATATCTGTTTTACCTAACGACTAGTACATATAACCCAATCAACAAAACAAAAGATGCAGTACCTAAAGAGCAATGATGCATGGAGCAATTAGGAAATATAGAACATCAGTATGTCTTTGGAAACTAATTTGAGAATAACAAAAATCTTAAGAGTAGTGACATAAAAGAGAAATATATGCATGTACAAATATACAAGCATAACCTAAAAAAGGAGAACACAACAAGAGTTcggtaagaccaaatacatgagtcATAGAACTTATCTGGATATATGAAGCAGAGTTCAGACCGGAGTCAGACATGTACCTATGAGTAATTAGATCAGTAAAAAAGCTGTTCTTCAAGGCACTAGGACTAAATAAATGCTCCCAGCTGCTAAAACTTTAGTAATTtgaacaacatgattttttcgttTAGCAAATGCCCTTCTGCTAACCCTGTATCTGTGGAAGCCTCCAGCATCAGACCACCCTTTATTTGGAAAAGGATGATGTGATTTATCAAAGCaaaccaagccaagaagagatacAATTGGATTTGAGTTGGAAAAAGAAGACTCATATCCCCACTAGTCCTTGTGGAAAAAAAATCTATTGAAGTAGAGGAATCAGGTATGGTTAAAAAGGACGAAGAACAATGGATGCATGGGAATAGACAAAGATGAAGTGACAGCTCTGCTCAAATAGTGAAGCACAATCAGGTTTTTTTTCTGATATTTCATGAGGTGAAATTTTCTCAGGGAAAAGTTCCTAGCCCCAATAAACATAATCCACAGTCTATTAGGAAAAAAACATcgagagatcacgaaaatgagaagtCAACTATTACACAAATGTCAGCACAATATGCACCAAATTTTaagctgatataaaataatctctATAATAATGAGAACTATTGCAAACATTTTACAATGAAGCTCATCTTTGGTAAGACTTCTTAAAAAATTCACTTGGCTTCCACATTTAGAATTCTCAGTCTTCTAAATTCAGTCACCAAAAACTTCTAAAATGATGTGAAAATTTAGAGTCTACATTACCCCATATGAAATCCATAGTTTGCAAATCAAAAtcaagattagaattgggccatggTGATACGTGTGGCTATACCGGCCATGTCTTATCAGTAGGAATTGAATTagtaaagaaaataatttaaaattcaaaaaagGAGACAAcacattaaaataagaaagaaagaaaatttaaCAGAGTTGCTAACATATCTTATCTAATGcgttttaatttataaatattttcttaaaattttaattataacatTTCTCTAACATTTTGATACTTAATTATATATACAGATAAGTAGTTGTAACTTAAAGATTAATATACAGATTATAAGTTTCTATATGTTTGtgttataaatattaaattttattataatttaaaatagcAAGCATCGGCACATTGCTCTTTTGAGATATGAGAGATCAAGGTTTAAGTCACGAAATGAAAGGTTGCATTACTCCTTTATTGATGGCAACCTCGTGCACTAATCGTGCACTAAGTTTGCCTTTAAAGTTTTttacataatatttatatattatatatttagtgCAAATTATACTCAAGTGATACTTTATAAGTTAATAATTTAtgataatataaattaatatatcatatattaattctaatttataattaaaaattatataaataaattacaagaagaaaagataaaaaaatctttctaATTCTTATCTATCCCTTCAACGCCCTCACCGAGAGGGCAGAGCTGCAGAGGGTAATTCATTGGAGCTACTAGTGGTAGCAATTGTTGAGACAACAAAGATGAACAATGATAACAGCAATGAATGATAACTAGAAAACCAATGCAATTCCtctgatctcttcttcttctttctctctctctctctctctctctctctctctcttatcttccttttcttcttcgtattttttattcttccaaaTGGAATTCATGTCAAATTGCAAACCGGAATCAACTTGAATCATCAATTTTTTCCCCAATATTGATTAGCACCGATCAATTTTTCACCAATCTTTCAAGATGCCCAAGGAAAGAGGATAATTTGGATAATCAGGGGTTGATCCCAATTCGGCTCGTGATTTTtgtaactatggaaagatcaatatgCAAACATAAAATTTAGAATAAGATAGACAGAAAATAAAGGAGTGAGATACAAACTGTAACTGACAAACAGCAACATTAAGTGAATCAAAAGTAGTTTTAGGGACAAGGAGCtaggataaaaaaatttaaataaaaattcaatATAATTGAAGTAAAATTTATAATAGGTGACAAGCAATCACATAGGCCCAAAAAAATAAAGGTTCTGTAAGATTATAGAtatgataaagataaaaaaagGAGGTGTTATCTAGCATTTTGCCATATTTTCTTGTCCTATAATTGCTATTACATATTTTTTAAGAAGAGACAAACATGTAATTAGTTAAAGTGGGATAATAATTGTgatcaaatatatttattttcactTAGAAGTTGGATAAATCTCATGAAACTGGGTAGAGAAACTTGGCTTCACAACACATATTAATGTAATTGTAGATAATGTAGATGAAAAAACAAAAGGAACACCAGACAGCAATAATTAAATGGTAGATACGGAGAAAAAAAGGAATTATGAGTTGAATGGATGTTAAAATGATTATGAAACTAGTACGGAATCAACATATATATATCCTCAAATAATGTACTTAATTGATATGAAATGCATGAGCAAATATAAAAAAGGTGCTCCATCTCCATACAATATTGATGTTTTGAGATCTTGTCTCTCGATACAAGGGAACAATGTGTTTGGCTATGCCAAGTCATGGAACATCAAAAAACAGAACAACTCCATAAACTCTTTGAATAACCACTGTTGtattaattatttcacctttTGGAAAACCTAATATCCAAAGCCCCTACATCTACTGTCGAAATCTGTTCAGCTTTCCCCCATTCATATAAATGTATTTATCAACTGATCCATCACATGAATTGCACGAAGGTAACCAGCTGAGTAAAAACATCCAAAAGGAAAGTAATCTAGGTTTGTTCAAATAAATAGCAATTGAAAAAGAAACCGACCAAGGCTCCCTGAAGATGTGTAAATAAACCAGATACTGATAGGACAGGGTTACAAGCCAAATATAGAACGACAAGATGACAAGAATGCTGAATTCACAAAAAGATTATTCATTATTTAGTAGTAAATCATCCTACTAGCGAAATTAAAGCGTCAGAAGATTGGCACTAAATGAGATTTCTGACCTCCCCCTATCAGCATTCCCATCTGACTGCTCAATAGGCTGAGTACGAGGCTTTAGGTTCAATCTGGGACGCTCAGCTGCTCGACTCCCCTCTTCTGCACAAGCAGGCCCTGGTTGCGGCAGATTTATACTTCCATGCATTTCATGGACATTCTTAACTTGCACCAAGCTAACAGATGTCTGATACACCTACAAAAGTGCCCAAATGAAAGCCACAAGGTAAAGCCAAAGAGCTGGAAAATAACCAGCAACAGGACGATGGATAGAAAATGCTAAAAATTCAAGACGAAGAAGATCAGTATACCTGCTTCCTATCAAAACCTCTAGCGTGAATGTCTGGAGATTCCAGCGGTTTCCTCCTTGGAAGAAGGGTCAGTTTCGGACGCTCCAATACCTCCATCACGCCTTGCTGATTTAAGTTTGACCCACCAAATCTCCCATCACTGGAAGTTGGCCGAGAAACCCCTTCGCTAGAGAAGCCCACTACATTCTTCTCCATCTCAGGATACACTGGAGATTTTGCCCTCTCCTGATCGCTTTCCCTATCCGTATGATATCCTGGTAAAGTCGTCTCCTTGGCATCTGCGTAGGCCACAAGCGACGAAACTGATCTCGGCCTCTCCGTCTCACGATCCCGATAGACATCATCCATAACCCGATTCGCCTCTCCAATCCTCCGATCCAACCCTTCGGATTCCTGTGATCTGATGGCCTCGCCCTCGGGAGGCCTCAGTTGCCACCTGCCCGATGACACCTTCTCAACCGCGCTGGCCTGCGCAAGCCTTGAAGCGGACCACATCGTGGCTTTGGGTTGAGTTGGCAACGGAGGTGGCGGTTCAGTTCCTACCTCCTTCCTCTGGCCCCAAGCAGATGAAGCGGAGCCCGGGTTGCCGGAGGGGGGAGAAAACGCGGAGACAGGGACAGGAACGGTGGCAGGAGACGGGACCACTTGGCTAGAGATGGGTCGCTTAGTGTCAGATCTGGTGGGCGGAGGGGTGCGGAGAGTGTTGTCAGGGGCGGCAGGGGAGCGGCGAGGTGCAGACGAGGCGTCGAAGGGCTTGCGCTCGTCCTCGTCAAAGTGCCCGCCGTTGGGGGTCGAATAGGGGAGGAGGGCGGGGGGCCTCTCGTCGAGGCCTCGAGCGGATGAAGAGGCGGCGCCCGCGGATCCGGGTCGCGGACGGAGAAGATGGTGGTGGTAGTCGGACCTGCCGGAGGCAACGGCGGTGATGGTACCCCAGGCGCCGGGTCGATCGGACTGCCTGGCGGAGCTGCAGAaacaaaagggaagaagaagaagaaagaatgaatgAACGAAGAAAGATTAGCGTTGAAATCAAACTGAAGAAAAGAGGACAGTAAAGAAAGTAGTGGAGTACGCGCTGGCGCTGGCACTGGGAGCGGAGGGGAGGGGGAGCTGGGAAGGGATGGAGCCGCCATGGAAGTCCTTAAGCGTCATCGTCGTCGATCCGCTGAAAGAAGACTTCTTCTTCGACATCTCCACCCTTctgtctccctccctctctcgctCCCTCCTCTCCTTCTGCCTTGGATTCCTTGCGAAACACACGAGACGAGCGAGCGAGGGTGGTGTGTCTTTTTTGTTTTGCTGCTCTTCCTTTCTTGGTGGTCATATGATGGACGACGGATGATGGGGACACTGAGGTCGGTGTATGGGTGGAAAGGAAGATAGATATAGATAAAGTTGGACGTGGATGGGCTTCCTGTCCAAGTGTACGGCTAGAGATGGGCTGAGCCTATATAATATTACTTTTTTGCCCTTTTTTAGTTTGGATCCGGATGAGGCATGGGATCCTAGATGAATCCGACCCGTGTTGGAAACAGCCAAATTTATACCCAAACCCGCCAGCCCGCTTCCAACACCGTACTCTAACCGAACTCTGTCCCCAACCAAACCCCAAGTGGAGGCCCCTCCTCCCCTCTCACCTCGCCAACACCGGTACCGGCGACACGCCGCCGCTTCCTCCTCCGTTTGCTTCTCTCTCGAGGTATCTTGATATCCTCTGTGAATAGATCCATTTCCATTTGCCCTCTTTCTGAGTGGCAGGGTTCTTATTCTTGTCGTGGACTTGTATGGACGTGCTGATCGTTACCAGGAGCTTGGGTTTTTTGATCGCTCTACTGTTGTTATCGCTGTTGTTAATGGAAGATGATAAGGTCAATTTTGGTTGTCAATCTGAAGTGGCAAAGTTGATTTGCGAGACAAAGTTGGGACAGGGGAAGAAGTTTTTATTAAGACGATGCGACGTAGAAGTCATGATTCGAAGACTGAGAATTTCTTTTatggataaaaaaaaatgattgttTCTGGTTATACATATCCCGTTTCAATCTCTTCTTACAAAAGATTAAGTCGGGCGTGCGTATATTCCGTTGTTGCGAGGGTAAAAAGCTCACAAGGAGCTCAATATTAGTTCACTGAAGAGATTGTTTTacaaaatatagttttataactGCTAGTTTAATGAGCAAATATTCTCTTTAAGCATCATGTTGATTTACCAAACTTGTTTGGGAGTTATGAGAGAATATTATTTGAGAGAAGACATGCGGAGCGGAGCGGAGCTTCAGGTTGATATTAGTGCTGATACGAGCACAAAAAAGGCACCTTCTATGTGTATGCTGTAGCAAGCTGCAAATGCTTACGCTCCTGCTGCATACAAAATGTTCGAAAGGGAATCTGAACTATGCATGGATTCTATTGTACATAGTTGCGGCCTAGTTGGGACAATATCTGAAGACAGGGTAACTGTTGAAGAGAAACTTAAAGAAAATTTTGGTGAAATTTGATTTCCTATATGGTTCTGTGACTTGCAGTTGCAAGAAGTTTGAGTTTCTTGGGCTACAATGTTGTTATGTTTTAAAAGTACCATATACAAAGATTTGGTATAATGTGTAATGTGGCACGAATTTGTAAAGAACGAATTTGAATCATTGGTATGTTGCATTGGAATGTTTTTTTACTTTATTGTGTAACAAGTGAAAACTGCCCCTCCATTTACCTGAATAATTCCATCCATGATTTGTGTTTAAGATATTACACGTTTTGATTGAGTTCTTCTTTCCCTTTTAATGCAGGATTTCTCAGCACCAGGCATCTTCAACCAGCCATGTATCGAGGACCAAATCCCATCAAGGCCACTGGAATTGGGACAATGGCATTGGACATCCAACTTCCAAGGTGATCTATAGTTTTCTGTATGGTGTAGTTTCTACCGATGCAAATTATGTTGAGTAATCTAGcacaaaatttcaatttgttatATTTTACTTTGTGGCTAATCCTGTGGTCTGCTAATGAGAGGTCATTAGATTGGTGCATTTAAAGAACATGAGTTTGTCTAACTTCACATTTAACATGTCCTAAAAGTCAGTTCACTAACTTTTGCAAGTAGGCGTATGATTCATAGGATGAAGTGGTTTCTCTCGGTCATCATTACACGTCTTGAAAGGTTTCTCTTTTTTGCAAATTACTTTTATTGTTTATCAAGAGTTGGAATGCTCTCGATGTCGATCGACTGTTGCTTGGTTCAATGCATTGCAGTCTTGACCATAGGCTTCGTGGTCCTTGAATGGCTTGACGCATTTCCCCATTTCTTCTCCACCTCCACTTTCTGAGCATATTAGATTAGAGTGATGCTGCGTACCTTAACAAAACGCTTGGTTTTTTTCCGATTGACTTTGATCTTCTTGTCGAATTTTTGGCTTGTTCCTCACTGAAGTCTGCAAGTGTTTTAACTTTGAATATTTTGCAGATCATATTGGCAGAAATTGGTATTTGGTGGGGATTGGCCTGATGCTCCTACAATTGATTGGGCCGGTAGATGTGTCCTCTTCTGCTTCTGCCCTAAATTGAACAAATCGTGTATGTTCATCTTTGGTAGTGTGATTTTGGCACTCTTTATATTATGTTCTGGTGGTTGTAAAGATGATATTATAATTCATCTCATTACAGTGAAAGCATTGGCATTTCTTCTTAGACTGATGCTAACGAATTACTTGTTTTGAgaatatacgtatgtatatatgtatgtatgtatgcatgtatggaTACGGAGAAATTGATTTTTGAGTTGTAGTGGGAATCTGATCAATCTTGAATCGCTTGATAGAGCTACAAGTCTATGATCCTTCAGGCAAATGTTGATGGAGCAGACCAGAGCAGAGGCCCAGTTCAAAAGGAGTGGAGAAATGAGAAAGATAAAAAGATTGAACTTTATTCTTCGATACAGTGGTTTGTGGAGCtccaccattattctcaaaata
Proteins encoded:
- the LOC103991031 gene encoding uncharacterized protein LOC103991031 isoform X2, with the translated sequence MSKKKSSFSGSTTMTLKDFHGGSIPSQLPLPSAPSASASASARQSDRPGAWGTITAVASGRSDYHHHLLRPRPGSAGAASSSARGLDERPPALLPYSTPNGGHFDEDERKPFDASSAPRRSPAAPDNTLRTPPPTRSDTKRPISSQVVPSPATVPVPVSAFSPPSGNPGSASSAWGQRKEVGTEPPPPLPTQPKATMWSASRLAQASAVEKVSSGRWQLRPPEGEAIRSQESEGLDRRIGEANRVMDDVYRDRETERPRSVSSLVAYADAKETTLPGYHTDRESDQERAKSPVYPEMEKNVVGFSSEGVSRPTSSDGRFGGSNLNQQGVMEVLERPKLTLLPRRKPLESPDIHARGFDRKQVYQTSVSLVQVKNVHEMHGSINLPQPGPACAEEGSRAAERPRLNLKPRTQPIEQSDGNADRGRQTVFGGARPRELILKERGIDVASNDLEMTTPPNRDDTPKNDSKIEPNATTQSRERSERLLLPAGQRTGKDLERRGYRPDSEKVDPQKGSWRNDNRKNSGGNEKPLEQPRSDTHTWRKPVEQPKPDIQALRSGKAASAMELAQAFSRSVSDAKLENDFTTLRSTPGQTQAPFSRLTNTRELYSGPVQRQINGY
- the LOC103991031 gene encoding uncharacterized protein LOC103991031 isoform X1, translated to MSKKKSSFSGSTTMTLKDFHGGSIPSQLPLPSAPSASASASARQSDRPGAWGTITAVASGRSDYHHHLLRPRPGSAGAASSSARGLDERPPALLPYSTPNGGHFDEDERKPFDASSAPRRSPAAPDNTLRTPPPTRSDTKRPISSQVVPSPATVPVPVSAFSPPSGNPGSASSAWGQRKEVGTEPPPPLPTQPKATMWSASRLAQASAVEKVSSGRWQLRPPEGEAIRSQESEGLDRRIGEANRVMDDVYRDRETERPRSVSSLVAYADAKETTLPGYHTDRESDQERAKSPVYPEMEKNVVGFSSEGVSRPTSSDGRFGGSNLNQQGVMEVLERPKLTLLPRRKPLESPDIHARGFDRKQVYQTSVSLVQVKNVHEMHGSINLPQPGPACAEEGSRAAERPRLNLKPRTQPIEQSDGNADRGRQTVFGGARPRELILKERGIDVASNDLEMTTPPNRARDDTPKNDSKIEPNATTQSRERSERLLLPAGQRTGKDLERRGYRPDSEKVDPQKGSWRNDNRKNSGGNEKPLEQPRSDTHTWRKPVEQPKPDIQALRSGKAASAMELAQAFSRSVSDAKLENDFTTLRSTPGQTQAPFSRLTNTRELYSGPVQRQINGY